In Daucus carota subsp. sativus chromosome 4, DH1 v3.0, whole genome shotgun sequence, one DNA window encodes the following:
- the LOC108216913 gene encoding pentatricopeptide repeat-containing protein At4g31070, mitochondrial, with amino-acid sequence MYIRRFCSATALESSSLTESITKLKHLVHQKLNDQALIFYKHQLHGNASVSSSFILPSVIKACSQSQTTHQLFGFQLQGYIFKSGFDSDPVVTNSMVSMYAKFLDTGSASKLFDQMPCKDTVSWNAMINCLVQNGCGLEALGVFREMYALGFVPKAELIASVLSVCVQSGCVGAGREIHGIVVADERIDETVFLSTALIDLYWRCQEPRLAFYIFDNMEVRNEVSWTAMISGCAADHNYETAIDCFISMQVEGVKPNRVTLITILPACASTGCSEHGNQIHGYAFRHGYDSDIHFLSALIHMYCKSSETLDNAKLTFEFSKNKDVVLWSSIIAGCSQNEDSSEESIRYFNRMQEGEIAPNYVTMLGLISACTNLSSIGHGRVVHGYVLKYGMFSELSIGNCLVNMYSKCGSLTDSHQSFKELSTRDSISWSSLINAYALHGCGKEALSLFYDMQMSGIEADSITYLSVLSACNHAGLVEEGKTLFNEAVKADNQSLGAKHYACHIDLLGRAGKLEDACDVIKAMPTKPSIRIWSSLVSACKLHGRLGLAATLAHQLLLSEPENAALHTLLSMVYAESGNWPGVEEVRCNMKMRGLRKSYGFSRIEVENEPMYFSLSH; translated from the coding sequence ATGTACATAAGACGATTTTGCTCAGCTACCGCATTGGAGTCTTCATCGCTGACAGAGTCCATAACAAAGCTCAAGCATCTTGTTCATCAAAAATTGAATGATCAGGCCTTGATATTTTACAAACACCAACTCCATGGAAACGCCTCTGTTTCGTCATCCTTCATTCTTCCTTCTGTTATCAAAGCATGTTCCCAATCTCAGACAACCCATCAGCTATTTGGGTTTCAGCTTCAGGggtatatatttaaatcaggGTTTGATTCAGACCCTGTTGTCACCAACTCTATGGTATCAATGTATGCTAAGTTCTTGGACACTGGAAGTGCATCTAAATTGTTTGATCAAATGCCTTGTAAAGATACCGTGTCGTGGAACGCTATGATCAATTGTTTGGTTCAGAATGGTTGTGGTTTGGAGGCGCTTGGAGTGTTTAGGGAAATGTATGCGCTTGGGTTTGTGCCGAAAGCGGAGCTGATTGCTAGTGTGCTTTCGGTGTGTGTTCAGAGTGGATGTGTGGGAGCTGGAAGGGAGATTCATGGTATTGTTGTTGCTGATGAAAGGATTGATGAGACGGTGTTTTTGTCAACGGCATTGATAGATTTGTATTGGAGGTGTCAAGAGCCTAGGTTGGCCTTTTACATTTTTGATAATATGGAAGTCAGGAATGAGGTTTCTTGGACTGCGATGATCTCAGGATGTGCAGCGGATCACAATTATGAGACGGCAATTGATTGCTTTATTTCGATGCAGGTTGAAGGAGTGAAGCCAAACAGAGTTACTTTGATTACAATTTTACCAGCGTGTGCGAGTACTGGATGTAGCGAGCATGGAAATCAGATTCATGGTTATGCTTTTCGTCATGGGTATGACTCGGATATCCATTTCCTGTCAGCTCTGATACACATGTACTGTAAGAGTAGCGAAACACTGGATAATGCTAAACTAACATTTGAGTTTTCAAAGAACAAGGATGTTGTGTTGTGGAGTTCGATCATAGCAGGGTGTTCACAAAATGAAGACAGTTCAGAAGAGTCGATAAGATATTTCAACAGAATGCAGGAAGGGGAAATTGCTCCCAACTATGTAACTATGTTGGGCCTGATTTCTGCCTGTACTAACCTTTCATCAATTGGTCATGGACGTGTAGTTCATGGGTATGTGCTAAAATATGGTATGTTTTCAGAGTTATCTATTGGAAACTGCCTTGTAAACATGTACTCGAAATGTGGTAGTCTCACAGATTCACATCAAAGCTTTAAAGAATTATCTACAAGAGACTCCATATCGTGGAGTTCACTTATCAACGCATACGCCCTTCATGGTTGTGGCAAAGAAGCTCTGAGTCTTTTTTACGACATGCAAATGAGTGGAATAGAGGCTGATTCTATCACCTACCTCTCTGTTTTATCCGCCTGCAACCATGCTGGTCTTGTAGAAGAGGGAAAGACGCTCTTCAATGAAGCAGTAAAAGCCGATAACCAATCACTTGGTGCAAAACATTATGCTTGCCATATTGATCTTCTTGGAAGGGCAGGGAAGCTTGAAGATGCTTGTGATGTTATAAAGGCAATGCCGACGAAACCCAGTATAAGGATTTGGAGCTCACTGGTGTCAGCTTGCAAGCTTCATGGGAGACTAGGCCTTGCAGCAACGTTGGCTCATCAACTTCTATTGTCTGAACCCGAGAACGCTGCGCTGCATACGTTGCTGAGTATGGTTTATGCTGAATCAGGTAACTGGCCTGGTGTAGAAGAAGTAAGGTGTAATATGAAAATGAGAGGATTAAGAAAGAGTTATGGATTCAGTAGAATTGAGGTGGAGAATGAACCAATGTACTTTAGTTTGTCACATtaa